NNNNNNNNNNNNNNNNNNNNNNNNNNNNNNNNNNNNNNNNNNNNNNNNNNNNNNNNNNNNNNNNNNNNNNNNNNNNNNNNNNNNNNNNNNNNNNNNNNNNNNNNNNNNNNNNNNNNNNNNNNNNNNNNNNNNNNNNNNNNNNNNNNNNNNNNNNNNNNNNNNNNNNNNNNNNNNNNNNNNNNNNNNNNNNNNNNNNNNNNNNNNNNNNNNNNNNNNNNNNNNNNNNNNNNNNNNNNNNNNNNNNNNNNNNNNNNNNNNNNNNNNNNNNNNNNNNNNNNNNNNNNNNNNNNNNNNNNNNNNNNNNNNNNNNNNNNNNNNNNNNNNNNNNNNNNNNNNNNNNNNNNNNNNNNNNNNNNNNNNNNNNNNNNNNNNNNNNNNNNNNNNNNNNNNNNNNNNNNNNNNNNNNNNNNNNNNNNNNNNNNNNNNNNNNNNNNNNNNNNNNNNNNNNNNNNNNNNNNNNNNNNNNNNNNNNNNNNNNNNNNNNNNNNNNNNNNNNNNNNNNNNNNNNNNNNNNNNNNNNNNNNNNNNNNNNNNNNNNNNNNNNNNNNNNNNNNNNNNNNNNNNNNNNNNNNNNNNNNNNNNNNNNNNNNNNNNNNNNNNNNNNNNNNNNNNNNNNNNNNNNNNNNNNNNNNNNNNNNNNNNNNNNNNNNNNNNNNNNNNNNNNNNNNNNNNNNNNNNNNNNNNNNNNNNNNNNNNNNNNNNNNNNNNNNNNNNNNNNNNNNNNNNNNNNNNNNNNNNNNNNNNNNNNNNNNNNNNNNNNNNNNNNNNNNNNNNNNNNNNNNNNNNNNNNNNNNNNNNNNNNNNNNNNNNNNNNNNNNNNNNNNNNNNNNNNNNNNNNNNNNNNNNNNNNNNNNNNNNNNNNNNNNNNNNNNNNNNNNNNNNNNNNNNNNNNNNNNNNNNNNNNNNNNNNNNNNNNNNNNNNNNNNNNNNNNNNNNNNNNNNNNNNNNNNNNNNNNNNNNNNNNNNNNNNNNNNNNNNNNNNNNNNNNNNNNNNNNNNNNNNNNNNNNNNNNNNNNNNNNNNNNNNNNNNNNNNNNNNNNNNNNNNNNNNNNNNNNNNNNNNNNNNNNNNNNNNNNNNNNNNNNNNNNNNNNNNNNNNNNNNNNNNNNNNNNNNNNNNNNNNNNNNNNNNNNNNNNNNNNNNNNNNNNNNNNNNNNNNNNNNNNNNNNNNNNNNNNNNNNNNNNNNNNNNNNNNNNNNNNNNNNNNNNNNNNNNNNNNNNNNNNNNNNNNNNNNNNNNNNNNNNNNNNNNNNNNNNNNNNNNNNNNNNNNNNNNNNNNNNNNNNNNNNNNNNNNNNNNNNNNNNNNNNNNNNNNNNNNNNNNNNNNNNNNNNNNNNNNNNNNNNNNNNNNNNNNNNNNNNNNNNNNNNNNNNNNNNNNNNNNNNNNNNNNNNNNNNNNNNNNNNNNNNNNNNNNNNNNNNNNNNNNNNNNNNNNNNNNNNNNNNNNNNNNNNNNNNNNNNNNNNNNNNNNNNNNNNNNNNNNNNNNNNNNNNNNNNNNNNNNNNNNNNNNNNNNNNNNNNNNNNNNNNNNNNNNNNNNNNNNNNNNNNNNNNNNNNNNNNNNNNNNNNNNNNNNNNNNNNNNNNNNNNNNNNNNNNNNNNNNNNNNNNNNNNNNNNNNNNNNNNNNNNNNNNNNNNNNNNNNNNNNNNNNNNNNNNNNNNNNNNNNNNNNNNNNNNNNNNNNNNNNNNNNNNNNNNNNNNNNNNNNNNNNNNNNNNNNNNNNNNNNNNNNNNNNNNNNNNNNNNNNNNNNNNNNNNNNNNNNNNNNNNNNNNNNNNNNNNNNNNNNNNNNNNNNNNNNNNNNNNNNNNNNNNNNNNNNNNNNNNNNNNNNNNNNNNNNNNNNNNNNNNNNNNNNNNNNNNNNNNNNNNNNNNNNNNNNNNNNNNNNNNNNNNNNNNNNNNNNNNNNNNNNNNNNNNNNNNNNNNNNNNNNNNNNNNNNNNNNNNNNNNNNNNNNNNNNNNNNNNNNNNNNNNNNNNNNNNNNNNNNNNNNNNNNNNNNNNNNNNNNNNNNNNNNNNNNNNNNNNNNNNNNNNNNNNNNNNNNNNNNNNNNNNNNNNNNNNNNNNNNNNNNNNNNNNNNNNNNNNNNNNNNNNNNNNNNNNNNNNNNNNNNNNNNNNNNNNNNNNNNNNNNNNNNNNNNNNNNNNNNNNNNNNNNNNNNNNNNNNNNNNNNNNNNNNNNNNNNNNNNNNNNNNNNNNNNNNNNNNNNNNNNNNNNNNNNNNNNNNNNNNNNNNNNNNNNNNNNNNNNNNNNNNNNNNNNNNNNNNNNNNNNNNNNNNNNNNNNNNNNNNNNNNNNNNNNNNNNNNNNNNNNNNNNNNNNNNNNNNNNNNNNNNNNNNNNNNNNNNNNNNNNNNNNNNNNNNNNNNNNNNNNNNNNNNNNNNNNNNNNNNNNNNNNNNNNNNNNNNNNNNNNNNNNNNNNNNNNNNNNNNNNNNNNNNNNNNNNNNNNNNNNNNNNNNNNNNNNNNNNNNNNNNNNNNNNNNNNNNNNNNNNNNNNNNNNNNNNNNNNNNNNNNNNNNNNNNNNNNNNNNNNNNNNNNNNNNNNNNNNNNNNNNNNNNNNNNNNNNNNNNNNNNNNNNNNNNNNNNNNNNNNNNNNNNNNNNNNNNNNNNNNNNNNNNNNNNNNNNNNNNNNNNNNNNNNNNNNNNNNNNNNNNNNNNNNNNNNNNNNNNNNNNNNNNNNNNNNNNNNNNNNNNNNNNNNNNNNNNNNNNNNNNNNNNNNNNNNNNNNNNNNNNNNNNNNNNNNNNNNNNNNNNNNNNNNNNNNNNNNNNNNNNNNNNNNNNNNNNNNNNNNNNNNNNNNNNNNNNNNNNNNNNNNNNNNNNNNNNNNNNNNNNNNNNNNNNNNNNNNNNNNNNNNNNNNNNNNNNNNNNNNNNNNNNNNNNNNNNNNNNNNNNNNNNNNNNNNNNNNNNNNNNNNNNNNNNNNNNNNNNNNNNNNNNNNNNNNNNNNNNNNNNNNNNNNNNNNNNNNNNNNNNNNNNNNNNNNNNNNNNNNNNNNNNNNNNNNNNNNNNNNNNNNNNNNNNNNNNNNNNNNNNNNNNNNNNNNNNNNNNNNNNNNNNNNNNNNNNNNNNNNNNNNNNNNNNNNNNNNNNNNNNNNNNNNNNNNNNNNNNNNNNNNNNNNNNNNNNNNNNNNNNNNNNNNNNNNNNNNNNNNNNNNNNNNNNNNNNNNNNNNNNNNNNNNNNNNNNNNNNNNNNNNNNNNNNNNNNNNNNNNNNNNNNNNNNNNNNNNNNNNNNNNNNNNNNNNNNNNNNNNNNNNNNNNNNNNNNNNNNNNNNNNNNNNNNNNNNNNNNNNNNNNNNNNNNNNNNNNNNNNNNNNNNNNNNNNNNNNNNNNNNTGAAACATTAGAACCCAATTCTGGGACAATTCTGAATACCATTAACAAACAAATGCACCATGTTGAAAAAGACAGTGGTCAGGTGACAGTATCTCAGASACTCTATTCATGCAGTYRTTCAGATGTAAGTCTACTCACATTCCTGAGGCTGGAAGTGGCTGATCTGCAGTCTCTCCTCACAKCCCATCTCCWTGACCTTAGCCACCTCCTCCATCGCCACCTCATACGACTTCCTCATAGCACCTCGCATGTTCCTGTATTTGGGCTACGccgaaaaaaaaacttttattttgTTTCTCAGACACAGATTTAAGCCTAGTTTTggaatttaaaaaacaacattttcattAGAGGTTCTCCAttgagaggtttttattctagtTTAGGACCAGgctaaatctgtgtctggaaaaACCAGCTCAAATCGTTTCAGATGTTTTTAAATTCCCTCCAAGATAAGAGTATGTCTCGTCATATCACTGAATCTTTCATCTCTATTGGCCTTCACTAACTAACATTAAACTGGCACACAAAGAAAAAAGATACATACTTTAGTGGAGGAGGTGTGGTAGAGTTCGACATGCTTGGCAGCAgcccagtatctggtgtgaggtTTCCCCAGGAACTCAACATGGTAGTGCTCCACATAACCCTCGCTGTCCAGCCTCACATACTCCTCCACGTTGGGGTCTGGACTTAGAATGGCTGGCCACCTGGAGAGAGCAACAATGATTAGTTAACGCTTTATCTGACACGGGTATGAATGAATTCAATAGAACTAACTGTAGTAGCTAAGGGACGGTTTTCATGGAACTAGATGAAACCTATTTCTGGACTAAAAAGCCCTTTAAGCCTAGGGTTAGTGCCTGTTTTCATGGAACTAGATTAAACATATTTCTGGACTAAAAAGCCCTTTAGGCCTAGGGTTAATGCCTGTTTTCATGGAACTAGATTAAACCTACTTCTGGACTAAAAAGCCCTTTCAGGCCTAGCCTTGATCTGAGTCCTGGAAACGGGCACATAAGCACCAAYAGCCAMCCATCCCRTACCATGGCCAGTTGCATCCTTTCACCAGCACCAGGCTCCCGACAGGAAGCAGGAAGTACACCACCTTCAGGCCATGTTCCTTGAACTGGGAGTTGTTGGGGAAAGGGCCCTGAGGGATGTTGCAGTGGCTGAATAGAGGGTCTGGGTTCATATGACAGCGCCAGGACTTGYCATGGTCCAGCTCAGCCACCGCTTCATCACCCTTTGGTACCAGTCTCCACTTCAGGCATCTGGGAGACTCGCACTGGACCCAGGTCTTGTCTGCATAGTAGGATGTTTCATCCTCATTGGCATTCAGGTCTGGAAGAAGactcatttttttttacagctgaaCTGAGCGATCTTGGCTGAcctaaacaagcaaacacaaacATATTGGCTAGCTAGCCCATCTGATATTGTCATAGAGAAAATAAATCATTAGTGTCAGCGGTCTATAATGTATTTGCTAAGACTACTTGCTtgcaaatatttttaaatatactgaGCTACTAGCTAGACAATGAATGAATGGCCTTTGCTAACAGATCCACACATTTAGATCGTCATgattctagctaacgttagccagctggctaacaaCATTCTAGCTTTGGATAAAATTATTCTTATTAGCGCCTAGCTAACGTCCGTCATCGTTCAAGTCGTTTCTAGATATATTGATAAGTActtactggctggctagctatccCCGAATAAATGTATATAACCTACACAGATTGAATTGCTAATGTGTATCACTACTACTAGcgaatttagcaagctagctctCCAATTTATCATTTTGCTAGCTACCCGCAAAGGCAAAATAATCAGTGTCGAACTTTGCGGGGAGAGGTCAGCAGAACCCCGAGACCAGAAATTATGTTcatgtcattaaaaaaaatagtatGAATACACATGATATTGTTTCTATAACTCTAACCCATAGTTTGGAAGCTTTTCAAATAGTATAGTATAATCCGAGTAACACATACTAGCTACAACCAGATTAATAGTTTTTTAAAGTCGAGGATGACGtcgggcttttattttgaaaatcacATCACCCCGGAAGTTTT
Above is a genomic segment from Salvelinus sp. IW2-2015 unplaced genomic scaffold, ASM291031v2 Un_scaffold4159, whole genome shotgun sequence containing:
- the LOC112076950 gene encoding zinc finger CW-type PWWP domain protein 2-like isoform X1, yielding MSLLPDLNANEDETSYYADKTWVQCESPRCLKWRLVPKGDEAVAELDHXKSWRCHMNPDPLFSHCNIPQGPFPNNSQFKEHGLKVVYFLLPVGSLVLVKGCNWPWWPAILSPDPNVEEYVRLDSEGYVEHYHVEFLGKPHTRYWAAAKHVELYHTSSTKPKYRNMRGAMRKSYEVAMEEVAKVXEMGCEERLQISHFQPQELLSQAQRLMHDVTPV
- the LOC112076950 gene encoding zinc finger CW-type PWWP domain protein 2-like isoform X3 is translated as MSLLPDLNANEDETSYYADKTWVQCESPRCLKWRLVPKGDEAVAELDHXKSWRCHMNPDPLFSHCNIPQGPFPNNSQFKEHGLKVVYFLLPVGSLVLVKGCNWPWWPAILSPDPNVEEYVRLDSEGYVEHYHVEFLGKPHTRYWAAAKHVELYHTSSTKPKYRNMRGAMRKSYEVAMEEVAKVXEMGCEERLQISHFQPQESGPDD
- the LOC112076950 gene encoding zinc finger CW-type PWWP domain protein 2-like isoform X2, translating into MSLLPDLNANEDETSYYADKTWVQCESPRCLKWRLVPKGDEAVAELDHXKSWRCHMNPDPLFSHCNIPQGPFPNNSQFKEHGLKVVYFLLPVGSLVLVKGCNWPWWPAILSPDPNVEEYVRLDSEGYVEHYHVEFLGKPHTRYWAAAKHVELYHTSSTKPKYRNMRGAMRKSYEVAMEEVAKVXEMGCEERLQISHFQPQECSEVNARY